One Formosa agariphila KMM 3901 genomic window, AACCATTTTACCAGCTCGAAATAGTAATACGCTCGTAAAAAACGTGTTTCTCCTAATATGATTTCTTTACCATCGAAGTCGGTTTTATCTTGAAATTCTAAAATAAAATTAGCTCTATTCACTCCAGCATACATCCAGTCCCATAGATTTTTTAACTCACTATTTACGGGTGTATGTATCATTTTATCTATTTGTTGCCAAGACACAACATCGGTAGCACTTTCTCCTCCTGCAACGGTATTATCTGAGGCGATTTCACCTAAGATGACGTTTAAATATGTAGATTGTAATAAATCGTAAGCACCAACTAAGGCATTATAATAATCGTCTTCAGAATTAAAATAACTTTCTGAATCGATACTGTATCGGTCTACTTCTTCTAAGTAATTATCGCTACAAGAATGAATTGCAAAGACACATAGACATGCAACTAATCCTGCTGATATTTTGTTTATATATTTTTTCATATTGCTATTTTTTAAATGGATAGGTTTATGCCTATTAAAAATTGTCTAGAAATTGGGTAAAAACCATAGTCTATACCGCCACCAATAGCGTTACCATTCGTTGCAGCAGGGTCATATCCGTTATATTTTGTTAATGTAAACGCATTGTTTACGGACACATATAATCTGAATTTACTAATGCCTAATTTCTCAATCACTTGGTCTGATAAGGAATATCCTAATTGTATATTTTGAATTCTTAAGAAGGCAGAATCTTCAACATAAAAGTCGGAAAACAGTTTGTTTGAAGTCGCTCCTGTTGTTGCTCTTGGTACTGAATTGCTAGTCCCTTCTCCCGTCCATCTATCTAAATATAAATTCAGTCTGTTTACATTAGGTTGGTCACGCTCGTAATTACGCACAGTTTCTTTCCCTAATTCGGCATACATATAGGTACTAAAATCGAAGTTTCTATAATCGAAACTTAAATTTAATCCCATAATATAATCTGCTTGAGGTTTCCCTAAGTAGGTTCTATCGTCTAACGTAATTTCTCCGTCACCGTTAACATCTACAAAACGAATATCGCCTGGAGCGGCAGTAGCCCCTAAACCAGATTGTGTAGGATGTGCATCGACTTCTGCTTGATTTTGAAAAATCCCATCGGTTTTAAGTCCGTAGAAATAACCTAATGGTTGTCCAACTTCCATTCTCGAAATAAAGGGTTGCCCAACACTAAAAGAACCACCTTCGGAAACCACACCGTTACTTACATCTATAACTTCATTATTAATATGAGTAACATTATAACTTACACCAAAAGAAAAATTATCGTTTACAGCTTGTTTATAATTTAAGAATAGCTCGACCCCTTTATTTCTAGAAGTTCCTGCATTTACAGTTGGTAACCCTGCTCCTGGGGCACCTGCTCCTAAAATTCCTGAGACTGGAAAATTCTGGATTAATAAATCATTTCTATCTTCAATAAAATAGTCGGCTACAACTTCTAGTTTGTTATTAAATAAATTAATATCCAAACCAACATCTAATTTTTCGGCTGTTTCCCAAGTGGCATCTGGATTTGGAATTCTCCCGTTAGCTGTTCCGGTTACTAACGCCCCGTCAAACACATAAGTTGCTTCCCCGGTTAATAACGATCGGTATAAATCTTGTCCGTTATTATTGTTACCTAGCACCCCGTAACTAGCTCTTAATTTTAAGAAATTAATGGTATTTGAATCTTTTAAGAAATTCTCGTCAGAGATTTTCCAACCTGCAGTTGCAGAAGAGAAGTAATCGATTCTATTATCTGGTGAAAAATCTGAGGATCCATCACGACGTAGCATTGCAGAAAGTAAATATTTCCCTTTATAATCGTATTGCACTCTAGTAAAATAAGAAGACAATCTAGAATCGTAAATGTAAGAACTTGTCGATTTTGCTTCACTTAATCCGTTTGCTAAAGAAATATCTGCAAACTCCCAAGAGTTATTTGGCACATCGAAACCTGTAGCGCTTAAATTATCTCCCCAAGCACGTTGTGCACTTGTACCAAGCGTAAATGTGGTGTTATGGTCTGCTCCAAATGTTTTATTATAAGTTGCAAACGTATCCCAAGTGTATGAGTTGTTTGTATTTTTAGTTTGAGTTACAGAATTTCTGTCGGTATTAAAAACTTTACCAGATCCATAATTAACTA contains:
- a CDS encoding SusC/RagA family TonB-linked outer membrane protein, giving the protein MRHTLFKILTLFFITFSSAQNIDVSGTVQDETGFPIPGANIIIKNTSKGTTTDFDGHFTLNAVEIGSTISVSYIGYITHEIVISSDVKLTIQLQENLAQLDEVVVVGYGTQRKQDVTGAVAIVNSETIEALRPVDAAQALQGTTAGVSVTAPSGSPGGGFNILIRGVSSNGDNGPLVIIDGYKGDLNSINPSDIETFSILKDAQAAIYGIEGANGVVLVTTKSGKRNAKAKINYDVYSGFQNTTRELPYLNATEYALILNESYAANGQALPFPNVSDLGTGVDWQDQIFNAAPITSHNLSAAGGGEKSTYYFGGSILEQDGIVASDKSNYTRANAKIKIAFDVFDKLKVTTSANYFNNNRKSIGENALGTPLFNALNYAPTYSIDQQDTSGFLGNEVVNPISQIANTYNKYSGSSIEGTFQLEYKPIDGLTITSRIGVKSYNDNEKVFSPIVNYGSGKVFNTDRNSVTQTKNTNNSYTWDTFATYNKTFGADHNTTFTLGTSAQRAWGDNLSATGFDVPNNSWEFADISLANGLSEAKSTSSYIYDSRLSSYFTRVQYDYKGKYLLSAMLRRDGSSDFSPDNRIDYFSSATAGWKISDENFLKDSNTINFLKLRASYGVLGNNNNGQDLYRSLLTGEATYVFDGALVTGTANGRIPNPDATWETAEKLDVGLDINLFNNKLEVVADYFIEDRNDLLIQNFPVSGILGAGAPGAGLPTVNAGTSRNKGVELFLNYKQAVNDNFSFGVSYNVTHINNEVIDVSNGVVSEGGSFSVGQPFISRMEVGQPLGYFYGLKTDGIFQNQAEVDAHPTQSGLGATAAPGDIRFVDVNGDGEITLDDRTYLGKPQADYIMGLNLSFDYRNFDFSTYMYAELGKETVRNYERDQPNVNRLNLYLDRWTGEGTSNSVPRATTGATSNKLFSDFYVEDSAFLRIQNIQLGYSLSDQVIEKLGISKFRLYVSVNNAFTLTKYNGYDPAATNGNAIGGGIDYGFYPISRQFLIGINLSI